In Procambarus clarkii isolate CNS0578487 chromosome 53, FALCON_Pclarkii_2.0, whole genome shotgun sequence, the following proteins share a genomic window:
- the LOC138352396 gene encoding period circadian protein-like, translating into MPGVDDSGVDNSGGDDSGVEDSGVDDSGVDDSGVDDSGGDDSGGDDSGVDNSGVDDSGVDNSGVDDSGVDDSGVDDSGVDDSGVDDSGGDDSGVDDSGVDDSGIDDSGGDDSGGDDSGVDNSGVDDSGVDNSGGDDSGVDDSGVDDSGGDDSGGDDSGVDDSGVDNSGVDDSGVDNSGVDVGTDL; encoded by the coding sequence CGTTGATGACAGTGGCGTTGATAACAGTGGCGGTGATGATAGTGGCGTTGAAGATAGTGGCGTTGATGATAGTGGCGTTGATGATAGTGGCGTTGATGATAGTGGCGGTGATGATAGTGGCGGTGATGATAGTGGCGTTGATAACAGTGGCGTTGATGATAGTGGCGTTGATAACAGTGGCGTTGATGACAGTGGCGTTGATGATAGTGGCGTTGATGATAGTGGCGTTGATGACAGTGGCGTTGATGACAGTGGCGGTGATGACAGTGGCGTTGATGACAGTGGCGTTGATGACAGTGGCATTGATGACAGTGGCGGTGATGACAGTGGCGGTGATGACAGTGGCGTTGATAACAGTGGCGTTGATGACAGTGGCGTTGATAACAGTGGCGGTGATGATAGTGGCGTTGATGATAGTGGCGTTGATGATAGTGGCGGTGATGATAGTGGCGGTGATGATAGTGGCGTTGATGATAGTGGCGTTGATAACAGTGGCGTTGATGATAGTGGCGTTGATAACAGTGGCgttgatgtgggaaccgacctgtga